A part of Campylobacter ureolyticus ACS-301-V-Sch3b genomic DNA contains:
- a CDS encoding zonular occludens toxin domain-containing protein, which produces MLTLLLGPPRSGKTYKAVNDIYEEYLKFKKKENKYRFIYTNIVGLKFDEFEGYVKPFNKTDFFNATIEESVLNSQHESGFLGDIVDYDKFAYEKGIYKNYHHTLIVLDEAYNTFTKEFNNSLGRFLSYHGHFGIDVVFLLQSRRQTNREYLVHTELMYMAQPSGKRILSRLFRYKVYSTYLDYQKNYIKSENLRFNPKISNLYNSGSTKIYKSYATGKIVFLLLIIFISYFGYKFLKPKPAKQETIISDERFKDINQTNQGVKEPQLIQNSDLNLDLNTTIFNDKRTYLKITCYSHFCKFRNYSLDLSLNSFLELISSFDCYIFLKDEKSVNYADYYLSCPLDFSKVISNINDLQEVCDENKGSFNTFSFK; this is translated from the coding sequence ATGTTAACTTTACTTTTAGGACCGCCAAGAAGTGGAAAAACTTACAAAGCTGTAAATGATATTTATGAGGAATATTTAAAATTTAAGAAAAAAGAAAATAAATACAGATTTATTTATACAAATATTGTAGGTTTAAAATTTGATGAATTTGAGGGATATGTTAAGCCTTTTAATAAAACTGATTTTTTTAATGCAACTATTGAAGAAAGTGTTTTAAACTCTCAACACGAAAGCGGTTTTTTAGGCGATATAGTTGATTATGATAAATTTGCCTATGAAAAAGGAATTTATAAAAACTATCATCACACTTTAATTGTTTTAGATGAGGCTTATAATACTTTTACAAAAGAATTTAATAATTCTTTAGGTAGATTTTTGAGTTATCACGGTCATTTTGGTATTGATGTAGTTTTTCTTTTACAATCTCGCCGTCAAACAAATAGGGAGTATTTAGTTCATACAGAATTAATGTATATGGCTCAACCAAGTGGTAAAAGAATACTTTCAAGGCTTTTTAGATATAAAGTCTATTCAACTTATTTAGATTATCAAAAAAATTATATAAAATCAGAAAATTTAAGATTTAATCCTAAAATTTCAAATCTTTATAATAGCGGTTCAACTAAGATTTATAAAAGCTATGCAACTGGTAAAATTGTATTTTTACTTTTAATTATTTTTATTTCGTATTTTGGTTATAAGTTTTTAAAACCTAAACCAGCTAAACAAGAAACTATTATTTCTGATGAACGATTTAAAGATATTAATCAAACTAATCAAGGTGTAAAAGAACCGCAATTAATTCAAAATAGTGATCTAAATTTAGATCTTAATACAACAATTTTCAATGATAAAAGAACTTATTTAAAGATAACTTGCTATTCGCATTTTTGTAAATTTAGAAATTATAGTTTAGATTTGTCTTTAAATAGTTTTTTAGAATTAATTTCTAGTTTTGATTGTTATATTTTTTTAAAAGATGAGAAATCAGTAAATTATGCTGATTATTACTTATCTTGTCCTTTAGACTTTTCTAAAGTTATTTCTAATATTAATGATTTACAGGAGGTTTGCGATGAAAATAAAGGTAGTTTTAATACTTTTAGTTTTAAATAG